One window from the genome of Dyadobacter sp. CECT 9275 encodes:
- a CDS encoding helix-turn-helix transcriptional regulator, with protein MEKQFEKYKGIHPGIILDRELKKRSIKQRPFALSIAEHPQSFNAILKGKRNINTALALKIEKGLDLDEGTLVLLQAYYDIKKEKEKHEHQAPNLTVLRKSLFWDTDISKIDWEAQAKAVIKRVFERGDDDEKREISRFYGQEKVQSAIETSETS; from the coding sequence ATGGAAAAGCAGTTTGAAAAATACAAAGGTATTCATCCAGGAATCATTCTTGATCGAGAGCTAAAAAAGCGATCTATCAAACAACGCCCTTTTGCGTTATCAATCGCCGAACATCCACAAAGCTTCAATGCGATACTTAAAGGCAAGCGCAACATCAATACTGCATTAGCGCTTAAGATTGAAAAGGGGCTTGATCTTGATGAGGGCACATTAGTTCTTCTGCAAGCCTACTACGACATTAAGAAGGAGAAGGAAAAACATGAACATCAAGCACCCAATTTGACGGTTTTGAGAAAATCACTTTTTTGGGATACTGATATTTCAAAAATCGATTGGGAAGCACAGGCCAAAGCTGTAATTAAGCGGGTCTTCGAACGTGGTGACGATGACGAGAAACGAGAAATTTCGCGATTCTATGGGCAAGAAAAGGTGCAATCAGCAATAGAAACTTCCGAAACAAGCTAG
- a CDS encoding LacI family DNA-binding transcriptional regulator, which translates to MRGKQATIWDIAVKLNISISTVSRALRNAADINPETKKAVLKLASELDYQPNAIASSLRNSKTNIIGIIVPEFIHAYFPKVILGVQDVANQSGYKLMISQSGESLEIEKANIHAMVSSRVDGLIMALSRETDTYDHILSVQKRGIPVVFFNRFADELTGSKVLVDDYKGAFEAVDYLIRTGCRRIAHLAGPEKLTMSGNRIKGYLDALKAHNIPVLEELIIPCDFMEGKARQATQHLLNMKERPDAIFVVNDPTAIEALICLKENNVRIPDEISLICFSNAPHSTFVDPPLSAIVQPLFKIGQTAARLLIGQVEQGKNFIPSTEKLETELVIRKSTRPLF; encoded by the coding sequence ATGAGAGGTAAGCAAGCTACCATTTGGGATATCGCAGTCAAGCTGAATATTTCTATATCCACAGTTTCAAGGGCACTGAGAAACGCTGCGGATATTAATCCTGAAACAAAAAAGGCTGTATTAAAACTGGCAAGTGAATTGGATTACCAGCCCAATGCCATTGCCTCAAGTCTGAGAAACAGCAAGACCAACATCATCGGTATCATTGTTCCGGAATTTATCCATGCCTATTTTCCGAAGGTGATTCTCGGCGTACAGGATGTTGCCAATCAATCGGGTTACAAACTGATGATCAGTCAGTCGGGGGAATCTCTGGAGATAGAAAAAGCCAATATACATGCAATGGTATCCAGCCGTGTGGACGGTCTGATTATGGCGTTATCCCGCGAGACAGATACCTATGACCATATTCTTTCCGTTCAAAAAAGAGGTATCCCGGTAGTCTTTTTCAACCGGTTTGCAGATGAACTTACGGGTTCAAAGGTGCTTGTGGACGATTATAAAGGTGCTTTTGAAGCAGTGGATTACCTGATCAGGACCGGATGCAGGAGAATTGCGCATCTTGCGGGCCCCGAAAAACTGACGATGAGCGGCAACCGGATCAAAGGCTATCTGGACGCTCTGAAAGCGCATAACATTCCTGTTTTGGAGGAGCTTATTATTCCTTGTGATTTTATGGAAGGGAAGGCCAGGCAGGCCACGCAGCATTTACTCAATATGAAAGAACGCCCAGATGCTATTTTTGTAGTGAACGACCCGACGGCAATAGAAGCATTGATATGTCTTAAGGAAAACAATGTGCGTATTCCAGATGAAATATCTTTGATCTGTTTCTCTAATGCGCCACACAGCACCTTTGTAGATCCGCCGTTGTCCGCCATCGTTCAGCCACTTTTTAAGATCGGGCAGACAGCCGCCCGATTATTGATAGGGCAGGTTGAGCAGGGCAAAAACTTTATACCATCTACCGAAAAGCTTGAAACCGAATTGGTGATCCGAAAATCGACCAGGCCGCTTTTTTAA
- a CDS encoding SusC/RagA family TonB-linked outer membrane protein: MENLLLKNRFHFRHALGLWIVVACLPSFAMGAAVKSDAVNQHLLFDTIIQGKVSSESGELLPGVNVVIKNTTTGTTTDTEGKYSLNIPAGKVTLVFSSVGYEKQEIEVVNRSKLDVILQSDTKALGEVVVVGYGTQQRKDITGSVASVKGSEMENQPVASADALLQGRAAGVQVVQNTGAPGGGVTVRIRGNTSLNAGNGPLYVVDGVPISSDTPSPIGNFGGDGINPLAAISPNDIESVEILKDAAASSIYGARGANGVVLITTKRGKAGNASFSFNAYTGVAQVKKKLALLNAAQEKDYIKNALLMAGQPVNMGIDTSRYDTDWQSAIFRDAPVSNYDLSLRGGSDKVKYAMSLGYYDQKGVIINTGYKRYNGRVNLDYSSLSRLKLGTSIAVSGGFRNRVPEGDNANSVLTNAIRILPTEAIYNTDGSYTLAPSGRPNPVAVARSTQFTTQDNRLIGNVYGEYLLMKNLSFRTSLGIDFLGIKDDYFIPSYISGGAARPSTTGYNQIFSWVNENTLTYQRTFAQHHTLSVLAGYSQQESKSQAIFASANQGSTDNIATLNAAAQPTGASSSNSNWGLVSYFGRLTYAFDDKYLFTTSIRRDGSSRFGSDKRFGFFPSASVGWRLSKESFLADANFLTDLKLRASIGVVGNQQISNYGWQGLYNVGSNYGGKPGIAPSAIPNPNLGWESTTQSNIGLDIAILNNRIQFSAEVYLKRTKDLLLQVNLPSTSGFSSSLQNVGNTQNKGLEFSLSTLNLARELRWTTNFNLSFNRNKIIKLSQNNADILQTVGDAAYYSETPVGLARVGEPIGVIYGYVATGRVYATSEEAKAANMRDGSASGPLFQAGDMQYVDLNKDGIINAASDRTIIGNANPKFTGGMTNTFSYRGFDLSFLLQWSYGNEIFNQTRLTSNRGFVFNASTTEVLRSWKKEGDITDVPRGTTSTVARNGLVSTRWMEDGSYLRAKTVTLAYNLPSSVIQKIKIKGAKVYVTGQNLFTVTKYSGLDPEVNFRSGYPLLGGIDLGVYPQTRTFLAGINLTF; encoded by the coding sequence ATGGAAAATTTATTACTTAAAAATCGATTTCATTTCAGGCATGCGCTCGGTCTGTGGATCGTGGTGGCCTGTCTGCCCTCCTTTGCCATGGGGGCAGCTGTAAAATCTGATGCCGTGAATCAGCATCTTTTATTTGATACCATTATTCAGGGGAAGGTATCTTCTGAATCCGGTGAATTGCTGCCGGGTGTGAACGTAGTCATCAAAAACACAACAACCGGTACCACCACAGATACCGAGGGGAAATATAGCCTCAACATTCCTGCCGGGAAAGTGACGCTCGTATTCAGTTCAGTGGGTTATGAAAAACAGGAAATCGAGGTTGTCAATCGAAGTAAACTGGATGTGATCCTCCAGTCCGATACCAAAGCGCTGGGAGAGGTTGTGGTTGTGGGGTACGGAACCCAGCAACGCAAAGATATCACAGGGTCCGTTGCTTCCGTGAAGGGATCGGAAATGGAAAATCAGCCCGTTGCCAGCGCCGATGCGTTATTACAGGGCCGTGCGGCAGGGGTCCAGGTGGTGCAGAACACGGGTGCGCCAGGGGGCGGCGTCACCGTTCGGATTCGTGGAAATACTTCTCTGAATGCAGGGAATGGCCCTTTGTATGTGGTGGACGGTGTGCCCATTAGCAGCGACACCCCCTCCCCGATCGGCAACTTTGGAGGTGACGGCATCAATCCGCTGGCTGCCATCAGTCCGAATGACATTGAATCTGTGGAAATTTTGAAGGATGCTGCGGCCTCCTCCATTTACGGTGCACGGGGAGCGAATGGCGTGGTACTTATCACCACCAAACGGGGAAAAGCAGGCAACGCTTCCTTTAGTTTTAACGCCTATACCGGTGTTGCCCAGGTGAAGAAGAAGCTTGCTTTGCTCAATGCTGCACAGGAAAAGGATTACATCAAAAACGCGCTGCTGATGGCCGGTCAGCCGGTTAATATGGGTATCGACACCAGTCGTTATGATACCGACTGGCAAAGTGCAATATTCCGGGATGCCCCGGTTTCAAATTATGACCTGTCTCTCCGTGGTGGAAGTGATAAGGTGAAATATGCGATGAGTCTGGGATATTACGATCAGAAAGGAGTGATTATCAATACGGGGTACAAGCGTTACAACGGTCGTGTAAACCTGGATTACAGTTCTTTGTCAAGACTGAAACTTGGAACCAGTATTGCGGTTTCGGGTGGTTTCCGAAACCGGGTACCGGAGGGAGACAATGCCAATTCTGTGTTGACCAACGCGATACGGATATTACCCACAGAAGCAATTTACAATACTGACGGAAGTTATACGCTTGCACCGAGCGGACGCCCCAATCCCGTGGCGGTGGCCCGGTCTACCCAATTCACAACGCAGGATAACCGGCTGATAGGCAATGTCTACGGGGAATATCTGCTCATGAAAAATCTTTCTTTTCGCACGAGCCTGGGTATCGACTTTCTGGGTATAAAGGATGATTATTTTATCCCCAGCTACATCAGCGGAGGAGCGGCCAGACCTTCCACGACGGGGTATAACCAGATTTTTAGCTGGGTCAACGAAAATACCCTTACCTACCAGCGGACTTTTGCACAGCACCATACGCTTTCTGTTTTGGCAGGATACAGCCAGCAGGAGTCTAAATCGCAGGCTATATTTGCTTCTGCCAACCAGGGTTCTACTGATAATATTGCCACGCTGAATGCCGCGGCACAACCTACAGGTGCCTCCAGTTCCAACTCAAACTGGGGCCTGGTCTCCTATTTCGGAAGACTGACGTATGCATTTGATGACAAATACCTGTTCACAACTTCCATTCGCCGGGACGGCTCTTCCAGGTTTGGGAGCGACAAAAGATTTGGGTTCTTCCCGTCGGCCTCTGTGGGCTGGAGGTTGTCGAAAGAGTCGTTCCTTGCAGACGCTAACTTCCTTACGGACCTTAAATTAAGGGCAAGTATAGGGGTGGTTGGCAATCAGCAGATCAGCAATTACGGATGGCAGGGATTGTACAATGTGGGAAGCAATTATGGTGGAAAACCTGGAATTGCACCTTCTGCCATTCCAAATCCGAACCTGGGCTGGGAATCTACCACACAATCGAATATAGGACTGGATATTGCAATACTCAACAATCGCATTCAGTTCTCGGCGGAAGTATATCTTAAACGGACGAAGGACTTGCTGCTACAGGTGAATCTCCCTTCCACATCCGGTTTTTCCTCGTCTCTTCAAAATGTCGGCAATACCCAGAACAAGGGCCTCGAATTCAGTCTGAGTACTTTGAACCTGGCCAGGGAGCTTCGCTGGACCACCAATTTCAATCTTTCTTTCAACAGAAACAAAATCATTAAGCTATCGCAGAACAATGCGGATATTCTTCAAACCGTAGGTGACGCCGCATACTACAGCGAAACGCCGGTGGGGTTGGCGCGGGTAGGCGAGCCGATCGGGGTAATTTACGGATATGTAGCCACGGGTCGGGTTTATGCAACATCAGAAGAAGCAAAGGCCGCTAATATGCGAGATGGCAGTGCTTCCGGGCCACTTTTCCAGGCAGGGGACATGCAATATGTGGATCTGAACAAAGACGGGATCATTAATGCCGCCAGTGATCGGACCATCATCGGAAATGCAAATCCAAAGTTTACAGGCGGTATGACAAACACTTTTTCATACAGGGGCTTTGATCTTTCATTTTTGCTGCAATGGTCTTATGGAAATGAGATTTTCAACCAGACCCGGCTGACTTCCAACCGAGGGTTTGTATTTAACGCGTCCACAACAGAAGTGTTACGAAGCTGGAAAAAAGAGGGCGACATCACCGACGTACCACGCGGTACAACAAGTACCGTTGCCAGAAACGGACTGGTTTCCACGCGCTGGATGGAAGACGGGTCCTACTTGCGGGCCAAAACAGTTACCCTTGCATACAATTTACCCTCTTCGGTTATTCAGAAAATAAAGATAAAGGGAGCCAAAGTATATGTGACAGGGCAAAACCTGTTTACCGTCACCAAGTATTCGGGGCTGGATCCCGAGGTGAATTTCAGGAGTGGTTATCCGCTGCTCGGAGGTATTGACCTGGGTGTTTATCCACAGACACGCACCTTCCTTGCAGGTATTAATCTTACATTCTAA
- a CDS encoding nucleotidyl transferase AbiEii/AbiGii toxin family protein — protein sequence MLYYNTVNPLLRESLSALMAAEPFNPFRLVGGTSLSLQLGHRISVDIDLFTDAPYGSIDFEALEHYLHKTYSYVSHAANLLPGMGKSYSIGSDRGNVIKLDVYYTDPFIQPDRVVEGIRMATVEEIIAMKIDVVRRGGRKKDFWDLHELLPQYSIDAMLELHKQRYEYTHDKPVILKNLTEFMLADEDFNPICLKGKYWEFIKEDIEEAVKRSS from the coding sequence ATGCTTTATTACAATACCGTAAATCCCCTTTTAAGAGAATCGCTTTCAGCTTTAATGGCAGCGGAACCTTTCAATCCTTTTAGGCTTGTCGGGGGTACTTCACTTAGTTTGCAGCTAGGACACAGGATTTCTGTCGATATAGATCTATTCACGGATGCTCCTTATGGAAGTATTGACTTTGAAGCATTGGAGCATTACTTACACAAAACATATTCCTATGTAAGTCATGCGGCAAATTTGCTACCTGGTATGGGCAAATCCTATTCGATAGGTAGTGATCGTGGCAATGTTATTAAGCTCGATGTCTATTATACCGACCCATTTATCCAGCCCGATAGGGTTGTGGAAGGTATCAGAATGGCAACCGTCGAAGAGATAATAGCGATGAAGATTGACGTCGTCCGACGAGGTGGACGAAAAAAGGACTTTTGGGATTTACATGAGCTTCTGCCGCAATACAGCATTGACGCCATGCTTGAACTGCACAAGCAACGTTACGAGTATACTCACGACAAACCCGTGATTCTAAAAAATCTTACCGAATTCATGCTGGCAGATGAGGATTTTAACCCAATCTGTTTGAAAGGGAAGTATTGGGAGTTTATTAAAGAAGATATTGAGGAAGCGGTTAAGCGTAGTTCATAA
- the istB gene encoding IS21-like element helper ATPase IstB — protein sequence MNTNTLEKLRKLKFYGMFHAFKSSLESGKTNDYTADELLAHLVDAEWDDRNNRRVERQILYARFRYKAMVENIHYHADRSIDRNQIMRLAECSFIGRNENLLITGSTGIGKSYVASAIGHQACILGYRVMYASTPKLFAKLKMAKADGSYIKEITKIERQQLLILDDFGIQPFDAQSRAALMEIIEDRHGKTSLIITSQLPVSKWHEVIGEKTIADAILDRIVHDAHRVELKGESMRRKRKTELETSYE from the coding sequence ATGAACACAAACACTTTGGAAAAGTTACGCAAGCTAAAATTTTACGGCATGTTCCATGCCTTTAAAAGTAGCCTGGAAAGTGGAAAGACTAATGATTACACGGCGGATGAGCTTTTAGCTCATCTAGTTGACGCTGAATGGGATGACAGAAATAACCGTCGGGTCGAACGCCAGATCTTGTACGCACGGTTCCGCTATAAGGCCATGGTCGAAAATATCCACTATCATGCTGATAGAAGTATTGACCGTAATCAGATCATGCGCCTAGCAGAATGCTCCTTTATTGGCCGAAATGAAAACCTACTGATCACAGGCAGTACCGGAATCGGTAAAAGCTATGTAGCATCTGCGATTGGTCATCAGGCATGTATACTTGGCTACCGCGTAATGTATGCCAGTACTCCCAAATTGTTTGCCAAACTCAAAATGGCCAAGGCGGATGGATCCTATATCAAAGAAATTACAAAAATAGAACGGCAACAACTTCTTATCCTGGACGACTTTGGTATCCAGCCGTTCGATGCCCAGAGCCGGGCAGCACTGATGGAAATCATAGAAGACAGGCACGGAAAAACATCCCTGATAATTACTTCTCAGTTGCCTGTTAGCAAATGGCATGAAGTAATAGGAGAAAAAACCATTGCTGATGCCATTTTAGATCGTATAGTACATGATGCACACCGGGTTGAATTAAAGGGGGAATCAATGAGAAGAAAACGAAAAACGGAGCTCGAAACCAGCTACGAATAA
- a CDS encoding antibiotic biosynthesis monooxygenase, which produces MVDSTAFSNLSGGQFTPESGGQFDPKWGGQFRPEQVVSLNRIGVVSFTEFSIPGKEEEFKEALRRFLGDSFLHGGVHGAAMMTALPGSESREIGILRTFADQAERDAFYNSKLFKDWEAYASTLTEEPVYRELTGLEAWFRSPIPPPRWKMAVATLCGVYPTSLFLTYVIGPYIQGLHPAFRTLIVAGCMVGLLTWVVMPQVTKVLKPWLSGRPKSSK; this is translated from the coding sequence ATGGTTGATTCTACAGCATTTTCTAATCTCTCAGGTGGTCAGTTTACTCCGGAATCAGGTGGTCAGTTTGATCCGAAATGGGGTGGTCAATTTCGCCCGGAACAGGTGGTCAGTTTAAACCGAATTGGGGTGGTCAGTTTCACCGAATTTTCCATCCCTGGAAAAGAAGAAGAGTTCAAAGAGGCTTTGCGGCGTTTTCTGGGAGATTCATTTCTACATGGCGGCGTGCACGGCGCGGCAATGATGACTGCATTGCCCGGCAGCGAAAGCCGGGAAATTGGCATATTAAGGACTTTCGCCGATCAGGCCGAGCGGGATGCCTTTTACAATTCGAAGCTTTTTAAAGATTGGGAAGCCTATGCGTCGACCTTGACGGAAGAACCGGTATACCGGGAGCTTACTGGCTTGGAAGCCTGGTTCCGCTCACCTATTCCTCCGCCGAGATGGAAAATGGCGGTGGCTACGCTTTGCGGTGTGTATCCTACCAGTTTGTTTTTGACCTATGTAATTGGCCCATACATACAGGGACTACATCCTGCATTCAGGACTTTGATTGTAGCCGGGTGCATGGTGGGATTGCTGACATGGGTAGTGATGCCGCAGGTTACAAAGGTGCTGAAACCTTGGCTCTCTGGGCGGCCAAAGAGTAGCAAGTAA
- the istA gene encoding IS21 family transposase, translated as MANKSLSMQKIRQILLLLSRGHSERSIAKQTQVSRPTIHHYSVIFSSAGSDYNYSTLMELTDQELNLLVEGGKSGKVQVPDLRKVHFFEQADYFISELRKVGVTRYLLWQEYLEAYPDGFQYSRFCELLDSAMSTRKPSMHLYHIPAELMEVDFAGSKLHYVDQDSGEVIECPVLVGVLPFSGYSFVQALVDASLPQVVSALNNMLDYLGGVPLNAISDNMKQWVSKTCRYEPTFPEMLQQWAVHNHIGLLATRPASPKDKASVENQVLITYRRIYALLRNTTFHSLAEINTGIMQKLEEHHRKNFQKKTYSRQELFVSQEQGLLQALPDTVYHLRHYTRGKVHKNYHVVIGEDWHFYSVPFTYVGKEVRIVYDSDHVEIYYGHGRIALHTRNFKSHGYSTQLEHMPENHKIIAQQKGWDPEYYLRKASENGPSTRAFFDELMKSKITIHQAYGPCLGILRLVKEHGGDRVEAACKRALQGHKYNYGVINTILENNMDLLAEASEAHSPIPAHNNLRGAENYKTK; from the coding sequence ATGGCTAACAAATCCCTTAGTATGCAAAAAATACGTCAAATACTGTTGCTTCTTTCGCGCGGTCATTCAGAGCGATCCATAGCGAAACAGACCCAGGTCTCACGGCCTACAATTCATCATTACAGCGTTATATTCTCGAGTGCTGGGAGTGATTATAATTATAGCACACTCATGGAGCTTACCGACCAGGAGTTAAATTTGCTGGTTGAAGGCGGCAAGTCAGGTAAGGTGCAAGTTCCTGATCTTCGCAAAGTACATTTTTTTGAGCAGGCGGACTACTTCATTTCGGAGCTCAGAAAGGTCGGTGTGACACGCTATCTGCTTTGGCAGGAATACCTGGAGGCTTATCCAGATGGTTTTCAATATTCGCGGTTCTGTGAGTTGCTGGATTCTGCCATGAGTACCAGAAAGCCCAGCATGCATTTATACCATATTCCAGCAGAGCTGATGGAGGTCGATTTTGCAGGCTCCAAGCTTCATTATGTTGATCAGGATAGTGGCGAGGTAATCGAATGCCCTGTGCTTGTCGGTGTGCTTCCTTTTAGCGGCTACTCTTTTGTTCAGGCTCTTGTGGATGCGAGTCTTCCACAAGTCGTATCGGCTTTGAACAATATGCTGGATTATCTAGGTGGTGTACCCCTAAACGCTATCTCGGATAACATGAAACAGTGGGTGAGTAAAACCTGCCGATACGAACCTACCTTCCCAGAGATGCTTCAGCAATGGGCTGTTCACAATCACATCGGTTTACTCGCTACGCGACCTGCCTCACCGAAGGATAAGGCATCTGTAGAGAACCAGGTTCTGATCACGTACCGACGTATTTATGCGCTTCTGCGAAATACCACCTTCCATAGTCTGGCGGAGATAAATACAGGAATTATGCAAAAACTGGAAGAGCATCACCGGAAGAATTTTCAGAAGAAAACTTACAGCAGACAAGAACTTTTCGTCTCTCAGGAGCAAGGTTTATTACAGGCTTTGCCTGATACAGTCTACCATCTGAGACATTACACCCGCGGTAAAGTACATAAAAACTACCATGTAGTTATTGGGGAAGACTGGCACTTTTACAGCGTGCCTTTTACCTATGTTGGAAAAGAAGTCCGGATTGTTTACGACAGTGATCATGTAGAAATATATTATGGACATGGACGTATTGCGCTGCATACCAGAAACTTTAAGAGTCATGGATACAGTACCCAGTTGGAGCACATGCCTGAAAATCATAAAATAATAGCGCAGCAAAAAGGATGGGATCCGGAATACTACCTCAGAAAGGCTTCTGAAAACGGCCCATCTACCCGTGCTTTTTTCGATGAGTTGATGAAGAGCAAGATCACCATTCACCAAGCCTATGGTCCCTGCCTGGGCATACTCAGGTTGGTGAAAGAGCACGGAGGGGACAGAGTCGAAGCAGCCTGCAAAAGAGCCCTGCAAGGCCATAAGTACAACTATGGTGTAATCAATACCATCCTGGAAAACAACATGGATCTTCTGGCAGAAGCCAGTGAAGCTCATTCGCCAATCCCTGCACATAATAATCTCAGAGGAGCGGAGAACTACAAAACAAAGTAA
- the istB gene encoding IS21-like element helper ATPase IstB, translating into MNTQMTLEQLNTLKLTGMAKRYQAALALPSHQQEDAHSLLALLCQAEMEYRNHYRTERLLKNSKLRYNAILEEVVCTPERGLSREMLMRLSDGMFIEKGENVLITGATGTGKSYLACALGRSCCLLGYKTLYFAMNKFLETLIQAKLDGSYLKWIKNIASHQVLILDDFGLKPLTHDARLALLDILEDRYGKCATIITSQLPLDSWYAFINEPTVADAILDRLTASANKIDLLGRSLRRRK; encoded by the coding sequence ATGAACACCCAAATGACACTGGAACAGTTGAACACCCTCAAACTTACGGGTATGGCCAAACGCTATCAGGCTGCACTCGCACTTCCCTCACACCAACAAGAGGATGCACATTCGCTACTTGCTTTGCTCTGTCAGGCTGAGATGGAATACCGTAACCACTACCGAACAGAGCGACTGCTAAAAAACAGCAAGCTCCGGTATAATGCAATTTTAGAAGAAGTTGTTTGCACCCCCGAAAGGGGGTTGTCCAGAGAAATGCTGATGCGTCTTTCAGACGGAATGTTTATCGAAAAGGGAGAAAACGTCTTAATCACCGGCGCTACCGGGACCGGTAAAAGCTACCTTGCCTGCGCCTTAGGGCGCAGCTGCTGTCTACTTGGCTATAAAACCCTGTACTTTGCAATGAACAAGTTCCTGGAAACACTCATTCAGGCCAAACTGGATGGCTCTTACCTCAAATGGATCAAGAATATCGCCAGCCACCAGGTCTTAATCCTTGACGATTTTGGCTTAAAACCGCTTACCCATGACGCCAGACTCGCCTTGCTGGACATCCTTGAAGACAGGTATGGAAAGTGTGCCACCATAATCACCTCTCAGCTTCCACTCGACAGTTGGTATGCATTCATAAACGAGCCCACCGTCGCTGATGCGATCCTTGACAGATTGACAGCTTCGGCTAATAAAATCGATCTTTTAGGCCGCTCCTTGAGAAGAAGAAAATAA
- the istA gene encoding IS21 family transposase: MANSTISMSKIRQILRMYSQGRSKLWIAEQTGVSRNTAKKYMTTFDASGLTFEQINSLNDKELDDFFGTVKQQPPQDRLLNLQRCFPQIDKELKRTGVTRHMLWEAYKKEFPEGFAYTQFCFHLTKWKARVNPVMHQDHKAGDKLYIDFAGVKLSIVDKETGELTEVEVFVAILGASQLTYVEAVSSQQKEDLIAACENALHYIGGVPAAIVPDNLKAAVIKSNKYEPTLNEAFADFADHYGTTILPARAYRPRDKALVEGAVKIVYSRIYAPLRKQVYNSLTELNAAILIALEAHNNQLLRGRNYSRRLQFEEIERSALAPLPILHYEFKKQLHATVMKNGHVCLSVDKHYYSVPYRFIGKKVKLLYSNSVVEAYYHYERIALHKRLKSPYNYSTDKEHLASTHRFVTDWTPDRFLEWASSIHEDVRLYILKILDRKQHPEQAYRSCIGILSFAKKAGEQRLISACQRALSYGIYNYKTIQTILEKNMDQYEDSLFADELPMPKHDNIRGEDYYQ, translated from the coding sequence ATGGCCAATTCGACAATCAGCATGAGCAAAATAAGACAGATTTTACGGATGTACAGCCAGGGCCGCAGCAAGCTCTGGATAGCGGAACAGACAGGTGTTTCCCGCAATACCGCTAAGAAGTACATGACCACTTTTGATGCGAGCGGACTTACCTTTGAACAGATCAACAGCCTGAATGATAAAGAGCTGGATGACTTTTTCGGAACGGTTAAACAGCAGCCACCGCAAGACAGATTGTTGAATCTGCAACGTTGTTTTCCGCAAATAGACAAAGAATTAAAACGGACAGGTGTTACCCGTCATATGCTTTGGGAAGCCTATAAAAAGGAATTTCCGGAAGGATTTGCTTATACCCAGTTTTGCTTTCATCTGACCAAATGGAAGGCCCGCGTTAACCCTGTGATGCATCAGGACCATAAGGCCGGCGATAAGCTGTACATCGATTTTGCAGGTGTTAAATTAAGTATTGTAGATAAAGAGACTGGTGAATTAACTGAGGTTGAAGTGTTTGTGGCTATCCTGGGAGCGAGTCAACTCACTTACGTGGAAGCAGTCAGTAGCCAGCAAAAAGAAGATCTGATCGCAGCTTGCGAGAATGCACTTCATTATATCGGTGGTGTGCCGGCAGCAATTGTTCCGGATAACCTTAAAGCTGCTGTTATAAAAAGCAATAAATACGAACCTACGCTGAACGAGGCCTTTGCCGATTTTGCTGATCATTATGGGACTACGATATTACCTGCACGCGCTTACCGGCCAAGAGATAAGGCGTTGGTGGAAGGTGCTGTCAAAATCGTTTACAGCCGTATTTATGCGCCTTTAAGAAAGCAGGTTTACAACTCACTGACAGAGTTAAACGCAGCTATATTGATTGCTCTCGAGGCTCATAATAACCAACTGCTTCGGGGCCGTAATTACAGTCGCAGACTCCAGTTTGAAGAAATTGAGCGCAGTGCTCTGGCCCCGCTTCCGATCCTGCATTATGAGTTCAAAAAACAGCTACATGCCACTGTAATGAAGAACGGACATGTCTGCCTGAGCGTTGACAAGCACTATTATAGTGTCCCATACCGGTTTATCGGCAAGAAAGTCAAGTTGTTGTATTCCAATTCTGTGGTTGAAGCATATTATCATTACGAACGTATCGCCCTTCATAAAAGGCTTAAAAGTCCCTATAATTATTCTACCGATAAAGAACATCTGGCCAGTACACACCGCTTCGTAACAGACTGGACACCAGATCGATTCTTGGAGTGGGCTTCCTCGATCCATGAAGATGTCAGGTTGTATATTCTTAAAATCCTGGATCGCAAACAGCATCCCGAACAGGCCTACCGCTCCTGTATTGGTATCCTCTCTTTTGCGAAGAAAGCTGGTGAACAACGCCTGATCAGCGCGTGCCAAAGGGCTTTAAGCTATGGTATCTACAACTATAAAACAATCCAGACTATACTGGAAAAAAATATGGATCAATATGAAGACAGCCTGTTTGCAGACGAATTACCCATGCCCAAACACGATAATATCAGAGGCGAAGACTATTATCAATAA